DNA from Leptolyngbya iicbica LK:
CCCGCGATCGCATCGAAGGAAGTCTGGCTCGCCTGGGGTTCGGTCATGATGGTTTTCAGGCCCTGCGCCTGCACCGTCTCCATCACTCGCTTCACATCTTCTGGGGAAGGATTTTCTTCCGGAATGCCCACCAAGAATTGCGATTCCAAGCCGTAACTTTCAGCAAAGTAACTGGCGAAATCATGGAAGACAACAAAGGTTCGCCCTGCGAAGGGGGCTAACTTTTCAGCTATATCAGCATCCAGGGCTTGTAGCTCAGCAATAAACGCCTCCGCATTGGCCGTATACTCAGCTGCCCCCTCGGGGTCAGCGGCAATCAGCCCATCGCGGATATTTTCTACCTGAGCGATCGCCCGCTTGGGGTCAAGCCAAATGTGTGGATCGAATTCACCATGATCGTGACTGTGGGCCGTTTCTTCATCATGGTCATGCCCTTCATCATCGTGGTCGTGTCCCTCTTCGCCATGGTCGTGATCGTCTGCCTTCGCGTGATCGTGACCATGCTCATCCAGACTCGCCAGAGTCGCGACCCCAACACTAGAATCAACGATCGCCAACTCTGCGTTAGCCGCATTCTCGATCATGTCAGCCAAAAAGGATTCCAGCTCTAACCCGTTTTTGACCAGCACATCGGCATTGGCGATCGCTTGGGCATCTCCGGGTTTGGCCTGGTAGTCGTGGGGACCGACATTGGTCGGCAATAACTGCACCACCTCGGCGCGATCGCCTGCCACCGCGTTAGTGAACTGGGTAATCGGCAAAATGGTCGTCACGATTTGCAAGACATCTTCGGGGGCAGCGGTCACTTCCGACTCTGGCAATTCGGCTTCGTTGGTCGTTGTGGGCGCGGCGCAACTGCCCAAACCCAGGGAGATCGCGCCTACAGTAACCCAGACCGTTCGCGATAGGCGGGCTGACCATTTCCATCCAGACATGACTGATTGTCCTTGAGGCAACATCAACAGCAAGTAGAACTTGAACGAATTGAGAATGATTATCGTTCCTGTCTAACTTACATCATATTTTGTGTTTGGTTGCCGTCGATGCTAAAGAAAATTGACAGTTTGCCCGCGCCAGGGGGTGTCCCAGCGCGATCGTCGACAGCTTTGAGAGGGCTGTCAAGCTGCTGAAGTGAGCCAGTATCGACGCAATGGCGTCATATATCCAGATGGTTGAGATGATTTGTTGTCGCGGCCTAGCGGGGTTTGAGCATTTGGGCCACGGCCAAGCCCTTGAGGCTGCCACCGATCAGGCCCGTCAGTGTCGCCATGGCCAACCATGCCCACGAGACGCGGCTATTGCCATAAATTGAGGCGTTGATGATGTCGGGCATAAACCAGAACAGACTGACAGTGAGAATCCCCGCATTGATCAACGGCCACCACGGCCACCCGCGCTGGCGATAGTAACGCAGGACTAATGTGTGAGGCACCGCAGCGATCGCCCCACACACAAACACCATGACAAACACCGGCCAGCGCGATAACAACACCAGTCCGACCAACAGAAAAATGGCGCAGTAGCCGCCAATGATGGTCGCCAAGCCCCACCAGCGATAGTGCGGCCAATACGGACGCATGGCCCACCCCTGGGCGATCGCCAACACGATCGGCCCCCCAAACAAGCCGACGATACCGAGGGGATTGCAAAGGGCGATCGCTGCTGTGGTCGCCACAGTCCAGCGCAAACAAAACCTAAACCGTTGTTGTGCCATACCTTTACTAACACTGAGAGCACTGTTTAAGATACTGTCACCATGATGGCAATGGCCAACCTCGACAGTCTTAACAATAATGACGACCCCTGCTTCTAATATCAGTGCTACTTCGCCGATATTGCCCGACCAAGATTCTGCCAAAACAATAGAACATCACATTCCTGAACTAGATGGTCTAAGGGCGATCGCTATTTTAATTGTTGTCCTCTCCCATACCGGGGTTTGGCCTTTTCCAGGGCACGGAGCTGCCGGTGTGTGGATCTTTTTTGCCCTTAGCGGTTATCTTCTCACGCGACAAGTTCTCATCAGGGGATTTTGGAGTCCACGCCTGATTTTGGCTTTCTATATCAAGCGTTTTTTCAGGATTATCCCCTCTTTCATTTTTGTAATTTTCTTCTCAATGCTCGTCTTCAAAAATGATCTAGATAGCTTCCTGATGACCATTTCCTTTCGCTATGAAGACACGGGAAACTATCTATGGGCAGTTAGGCAAGAATTACTTTTCTATATAATCTTACCCATCCTTCTTGCCCCTCTAAGCTTAAAGAGATCTAATTTGGGTAAAGTATCGGCTATTTTTCTGATCGCTTACCTCTTGGCCTCAAATTTAATTGTTACAGCTACGGCTGGTTTGCCAGTCTCACTACGGATAACGCACTATGTTTCTGTTTTCCTGTTTGGAGTTTTGACAGCTCTGCTTATGACGGAGAATTTCTATACGTTCAGAAGTCATAAAAGCTACAATACCTTGAATTTTATTTCAATCTCATTGCTAGTATTTTTCTGCTGTTTCAACCGAGATGTAGCCACCCTACTGTTAGGGGCAGACTCCCCTCTCGTAACAAACTATTCTTGGAAAAATGTAGATTTCTTTGGGGTGATGTCGTGTCTTATCATTGCTTTCTCTCATCATTTTGTGTTTGAAAACGAAAAGGAACTATTTTTATTGAGTATTTTGAGGAATAAGTTTCTCAGGCTAGTTGGAAAATATAGCTATGGCATTTATCTTATTCATATGCCGTTGATTCCCGTCTTTGTTAAATGGACTCAGAATACTTCTTTGCTCAATATGCCAGTAGAGGATAATGCATTCTTGAATGTGAGTAGATTTTTGACTCCTATGATCATTTTTCTACTCACATCGCTATTTTCAACTGTGCTTGCTGTATTGCTTCATGCCTTTATCGAACAACCCAGTGTGAGATTTGGAAGGTTGATGATTTTGAAGTTGGGTCTGAAATAAGCCTCGACAAGATAGTAGAGGGGGGAAATGAATCCCTCACAGGCTGCATTGAAGCCTTAAGGAGTTAGCCCTGCCATGAAAACTGGTGTCATGGCAGGGCTGCATCATGGCGGTAGAGCAACGACTGCGAACCCCTACGTTATTTCTCTCCTTAGGGAGATATCCAACGAGCCTTTTTTGGGATGTATCTCACTCATCCCAAAAATCACCTACTCAGTTACCCAACGGGAATACCCTCAACGACTCTCTGCAAGGGGAGCAGCAGTTTTGTGCTGTTCACACTGCTCAGTCTTGATGCCGTGTTTCCTGGTCAGTTACTTGAGGGCATGACCAAAATATGGGTGCCTTAAATGGAGCACGTTAAATCGCGGGTTTGCTGGCTGAACAAGAGGTTTTCTCGATAATCGACGGGGCAGTCGATGACGGCGGGGACATCTTGCTCCAGGGCTTCTTTGAGGGTCGGCATCAGGTCTTCGGTCGACTCCACCCGATATCCTTTGAGGCCCATGGACTCCGCGAATTTCACAAAATCGGGATTGGTGAAGTGGACGAAATTGGATTCGCCGTAATGATTGTGCTGTTTCCACTCAATCAGGCCGTAGCCACCATCGTTAAAGATGATCGTGACGAAAGCGGTGCCCAATCGCAGCGCCGTTTCTAGTTCCTGGCAATTCATCATAAAGCCGCCGTCGCCGGTGGCTGCCACCACCTTGCGGGCCGGATGCACAAGCTTTGCAGCGATGCCCCCCGGGATGGCGATGCCCATCGAAGCAAAGCCGTTGGAAATGAGGCAGGTGTTGGGGCGATCGCAGTGGTAGTTGCGGGCAATCCACATTTTGTGCGCTCCCACGTCAGAGATCAGAATGTCTTCTGGCCCGAGCACCTGCCGCAAGTCGTAAATCAGCTTTTGGGGCTTGACCGGGAAGCCGTAGTCATCGGCATAGCGCTGATAGTCGGCCCGAATTTCGTCTCGCAGTTTGACATTGATGGGGTCGGGACGCCCTTCACGGTTCACCCGCTTCAAAATTTCTTCCAGGGAGTCGGCGATATCGCCCACCACCTCTGTGCGGGGAATGTAGCTGCTGTCAATTTCCGCCGGGGTGGAATTGATATGCAAAATCGGCAGGTCGCCCTCCGGGTTCCACTTTTTCGGGGAATATTCCACCAGGTCATAGCCGACAGCAATGATCAAGTCGGCCCGCTCGATGCCGCAGGAAATGAAGTCGCGCTGCT
Protein-coding regions in this window:
- a CDS encoding metal ABC transporter solute-binding protein, Zn/Mn family; protein product: MSGWKWSARLSRTVWVTVGAISLGLGSCAAPTTTNEAELPESEVTAAPEDVLQIVTTILPITQFTNAVAGDRAEVVQLLPTNVGPHDYQAKPGDAQAIANADVLVKNGLELESFLADMIENAANAELAIVDSSVGVATLASLDEHGHDHAKADDHDHGEEGHDHDDEGHDHDEETAHSHDHGEFDPHIWLDPKRAIAQVENIRDGLIAADPEGAAEYTANAEAFIAELQALDADIAEKLAPFAGRTFVVFHDFASYFAESYGLESQFLVGIPEENPSPEDVKRVMETVQAQGLKTIMTEPQASQTSFDAIAGDLGITVSVFDPVATGEATATQPDHYLTTMRQNADNLVVSFEASSQSWLPQWTAASMVREPQWVELRF
- a CDS encoding acetolactate synthase large subunit produces the protein MNTAELLVQCLENEGVEYIFGVPGEENLAVLQALKKSSIQFITTRHEQGAAFMADVYGRLTGKAGVCLSTLGPGATNLMTGVADANLDRAPLVAITGQVGTDRMHIESHQYLDLVAMFSPVTKWNAQIVRPSITPEIVRKAFKLAQTEKPGAVHIDLPENIADMPVEGAPLRRDGREKSFASFQSIQQASVAISQATNPLILVGNGAIRAEASDALIQFATELNIPVVNTFMGKGVLPYTHPLALWTFGLQQRDFISCGIERADLIIAVGYDLVEYSPKKWNPEGDLPILHINSTPAEIDSSYIPRTEVVGDIADSLEEILKRVNREGRPDPINVKLRDEIRADYQRYADDYGFPVKPQKLIYDLRQVLGPEDILISDVGAHKMWIARNYHCDRPNTCLISNGFASMGIAIPGGIAAKLVHPARKVVAATGDGGFMMNCQELETALRLGTAFVTIIFNDGGYGLIEWKQHNHYGESNFVHFTNPDFVKFAESMGLKGYRVESTEDLMPTLKEALEQDVPAVIDCPVDYRENLLFSQQTRDLTCSI
- a CDS encoding acyltransferase family protein, giving the protein MTTPASNISATSPILPDQDSAKTIEHHIPELDGLRAIAILIVVLSHTGVWPFPGHGAAGVWIFFALSGYLLTRQVLIRGFWSPRLILAFYIKRFFRIIPSFIFVIFFSMLVFKNDLDSFLMTISFRYEDTGNYLWAVRQELLFYIILPILLAPLSLKRSNLGKVSAIFLIAYLLASNLIVTATAGLPVSLRITHYVSVFLFGVLTALLMTENFYTFRSHKSYNTLNFISISLLVFFCCFNRDVATLLLGADSPLVTNYSWKNVDFFGVMSCLIIAFSHHFVFENEKELFLLSILRNKFLRLVGKYSYGIYLIHMPLIPVFVKWTQNTSLLNMPVEDNAFLNVSRFLTPMIIFLLTSLFSTVLAVLLHAFIEQPSVRFGRLMILKLGLK